Proteins from one Leisingera sp. S132 genomic window:
- the repA gene encoding plasmid partitioning protein RepA, producing MFQTAPIEAASQSELTSQMAARLHTALTTHLQQAYAPDQRKSLRLFSATETAELLGVTGQFLRKCHSEGSLPEPEVIKNGRRFYSGEEILQARHLLEASSRKPGKYLPGRREGDKLQVIQLMNFKGGSAKSTSAIHLCHYLALSGYRVLAIDLDPQGSLTGFCGIQTELEFEGASIYDALRYEDPVPMSEAIVETYFPGLHLAPARLVLSEFETETAVNAGRGVAFFEKLSKAIQSVESNYDVVVIDSPPALGFLTLTGLYAATSVIVPMTPSMLDLASTQQFVEMTSAYLGVIEDTGVKLDHDFFSFLITRDDPSDIPSQQIVSLMRALFQDRVVGATGLRSTAIGDASMLKMSIYEVARSEMTRSTYDRAKNSMDAVGAEIAGMLQQAWGR from the coding sequence ATGTTTCAGACGGCACCCATCGAAGCGGCCTCTCAATCCGAACTTACAAGCCAGATGGCGGCGCGTCTACACACCGCGCTCACCACGCATCTTCAGCAGGCTTATGCGCCAGACCAGCGCAAAAGTTTGAGACTATTCAGCGCAACAGAGACTGCTGAGCTCCTCGGCGTGACGGGTCAGTTCTTGCGCAAATGCCACAGCGAAGGGTCCCTGCCCGAACCCGAAGTCATCAAGAATGGGCGCCGATTCTATTCCGGTGAAGAGATTCTGCAAGCGCGCCACCTATTGGAAGCAAGCTCTCGCAAACCTGGAAAGTACCTTCCTGGGCGTCGCGAGGGTGACAAGCTTCAGGTCATTCAACTGATGAACTTCAAAGGTGGTTCCGCCAAATCCACTTCCGCCATCCACCTTTGCCACTACCTTGCTTTGAGCGGCTATAGGGTCCTGGCGATTGACCTGGACCCGCAAGGTAGCCTCACGGGTTTCTGCGGAATTCAGACGGAACTGGAATTTGAAGGCGCGTCAATTTATGACGCGCTCCGCTACGAGGATCCCGTGCCCATGTCGGAGGCCATTGTGGAAACCTACTTCCCGGGTCTCCACCTCGCGCCGGCCCGTCTCGTGCTGAGCGAATTCGAAACTGAGACCGCAGTCAATGCGGGCCGCGGCGTTGCTTTCTTTGAGAAGCTCAGCAAAGCGATTCAGTCCGTTGAGAGCAATTACGATGTGGTGGTCATCGACAGCCCACCAGCACTTGGGTTTCTAACCTTGACGGGCCTATATGCGGCCACCTCCGTCATTGTGCCGATGACACCGAGCATGCTTGACCTGGCTTCCACACAGCAATTTGTCGAGATGACCTCCGCCTATTTGGGCGTGATCGAGGACACAGGCGTCAAACTGGACCATGATTTCTTTTCCTTCCTCATAACGCGCGATGACCCGAGCGATATTCCAAGTCAGCAGATCGTGAGTCTGATGCGTGCATTGTTCCAGGACCGCGTGGTTGGTGCGACGGGCCTGCGCAGTACAGCTATTGGCGACGCATCGATGCTCAAGATGTCGATCTACGAGGTCGCGCGGTCCGAGATGACACGGTCGACCTACGATCGCGCTAAAAACAGCATGGATGCGGTTGGTGCTGAGATCGCAGGAATGCTTCAACAGGCATGGGGGCGGTAA
- a CDS encoding DUF736 family protein → MTTNCIHFDSSDIENAKGSGSISTLTFDIDITVEPISSDNPMAPTHRVLGRSPRGRLVECGGIWKKQNRDTGADYFTLTIRDFGFNANLGKAANQDDDTLQAVIPWGPKEAQ, encoded by the coding sequence ATGACCACCAACTGCATTCACTTCGACAGCTCCGATATCGAAAACGCCAAAGGCAGCGGTTCGATCTCTACCCTGACATTCGACATCGACATCACCGTTGAGCCCATCTCAAGCGACAATCCAATGGCCCCTACGCACCGTGTCCTTGGGCGCTCTCCCCGTGGTCGCCTGGTCGAATGTGGCGGGATCTGGAAGAAGCAGAATCGCGATACCGGCGCCGACTATTTCACGCTGACGATCCGGGATTTCGGCTTCAACGCCAATCTCGGCAAGGCCGCAAATCAGGATGATGACACGCTTCAGGCTGTCATTCCTTGGGGCCCGAAGGAAGCCCAATAA
- a CDS encoding ParB/RepB/Spo0J family partition protein: MTKQQTIQTDAASDVILQFPLEMLYISDLNPRKAVSEAHIESLASSIERFGLIHNLAGLMDEDGKVGIVAGGCRLRAIQMIAGRSKTHPFTTVPVKLATDAAEAEDWASAENAAREDMTPADEIRAFGRMKSRGATVPEIALAFVVTEARVYQRLALASLPEQVLDALAAGEISLGTAKAFTLSDDEALTLSLLEQVKGQAVSESAIKNALHPDAIKATDRRAKFVGIEAYQAEGGTVTRDLFSDEVFLASPALLERLFIEKLDAARADLVETQGWAWAEARPEAWLNYYELDQMKLARLYPVEGDLTEEEAEKYDELAELANSDALDEDGEARLSELQAILDGDYSEDQKVHTGCIILVNGSGKVEMTAGLVRPEDKKAAIEAGVLQAPQTTKSDTPKSPYSQKLVADMQAIRLASVQTALLAKPELVLDLLGFGLSEASGSFESVFGIRLDRPNNAPSVEDGFAREPRLEHGIDGSEYWQNGTRVEDLPEAFTAFRKTGKKARNATITEAIVRTLPYRAGGSEFFGPIADEAGADIRKHWTPTAENFFSRVSAGHLVDLLCEFLDCDARDERVTAFAKLKKAEKAEKMEKLVSDPTTQKLMGLTTDQKAKLDKWVPDCT; encoded by the coding sequence ATGACAAAGCAACAGACCATCCAAACCGACGCCGCCAGTGACGTGATCCTGCAATTCCCATTGGAGATGCTCTACATTTCCGACCTGAACCCGCGCAAAGCCGTTTCTGAGGCCCACATCGAAAGCTTGGCCTCCAGCATCGAGCGCTTCGGCCTCATCCATAATCTCGCAGGCCTCATGGACGAAGACGGCAAGGTTGGGATCGTCGCGGGCGGGTGTCGTCTTCGAGCCATCCAGATGATCGCGGGGCGGTCCAAGACCCATCCCTTCACCACGGTTCCCGTCAAACTGGCGACAGATGCCGCCGAGGCCGAGGATTGGGCGAGCGCCGAGAACGCCGCCCGCGAGGACATGACTCCGGCGGACGAAATTCGCGCTTTCGGGCGCATGAAATCACGCGGGGCCACCGTGCCGGAAATCGCCCTCGCCTTTGTCGTCACCGAAGCCCGCGTCTACCAACGACTGGCGCTTGCCAGTTTGCCCGAGCAGGTACTCGACGCGCTGGCCGCAGGAGAAATCAGTCTCGGCACCGCCAAGGCCTTCACCCTCTCTGACGATGAAGCGCTCACCCTGAGCCTTCTGGAGCAAGTTAAAGGACAGGCCGTTTCTGAGTCCGCAATCAAGAACGCGCTGCACCCCGATGCCATCAAGGCCACGGACCGCCGCGCCAAGTTTGTGGGCATCGAGGCCTATCAAGCCGAGGGTGGCACGGTCACGCGCGATCTCTTTTCCGACGAGGTCTTCCTCGCCTCCCCTGCCCTTCTGGAACGGCTCTTCATCGAGAAGTTGGACGCTGCTCGGGCCGATCTGGTCGAGACCCAAGGCTGGGCATGGGCCGAGGCCCGTCCCGAGGCCTGGCTCAACTACTACGAGTTGGACCAAATGAAGCTGGCCCGCCTCTACCCCGTCGAGGGCGATCTGACCGAAGAGGAAGCCGAGAAATATGACGAACTCGCTGAACTCGCCAACAGTGACGCTTTGGACGAAGACGGCGAAGCCAGATTGTCCGAACTGCAGGCCATTCTCGACGGTGACTATTCCGAGGATCAGAAGGTCCACACAGGCTGCATCATCCTCGTGAATGGGTCGGGCAAGGTAGAGATGACAGCCGGTCTGGTCCGCCCCGAAGACAAGAAAGCGGCCATTGAGGCCGGTGTTCTGCAAGCGCCACAGACAACCAAGTCTGACACCCCGAAATCCCCCTACTCGCAAAAGCTGGTGGCCGACATGCAGGCGATCCGGCTGGCCTCAGTGCAGACCGCCCTTCTCGCCAAACCCGAACTGGTTCTGGACTTGCTGGGCTTTGGTCTCTCGGAGGCATCGGGCAGCTTCGAGAGTGTCTTCGGTATTCGGTTGGACCGCCCGAACAACGCACCAAGCGTCGAGGATGGGTTCGCCCGAGAGCCACGCCTTGAGCATGGGATTGATGGCAGCGAATACTGGCAGAACGGCACTCGTGTGGAAGACCTGCCCGAGGCTTTCACCGCCTTCCGCAAGACCGGCAAGAAAGCCCGCAATGCCACGATCACCGAGGCGATCGTCCGCACCCTGCCCTATCGGGCTGGCGGCTCGGAGTTCTTCGGCCCGATCGCGGACGAGGCCGGGGCCGATATCCGAAAGCACTGGACGCCTACGGCAGAGAATTTCTTCTCGCGCGTTTCAGCAGGTCATCTGGTCGATCTGCTTTGCGAGTTCCTCGACTGTGATGCCCGCGACGAACGTGTCACCGCATTCGCCAAGCTTAAGAAGGCGGAAAAGGCCGAGAAGATGGAAAAGCTCGTGAGTGATCCAACCACCCAGAAGCTCATGGGCCTGACGACCGATCAAAAAGCCAAACTCGACAAATGGGTGCCCGACTGCACCTGA
- a CDS encoding ATP-binding protein, which translates to MTKSQNSEIKRQQKYLDRLPDNYQFPLFNTKQALQSQRQNGYKNTAAAAREIVDNALEAGAKHVDVVLRRPDQRHLKKHDRKNAVSAVAFVDDGSGMLPLMARYALSWGGGTHFDDHDFIGKFGFGLPNASINQTTKVAVYTRTDPSEPITVVELDLDAFDEHGLQSIPEPTEGELPGFVSDALNRQNRTFESGTVVVWDKPDRLTYRMAPDLKSLLIDDFGSTYRNHLKNFTLTVDGTEVEAVDPLFTSPGMKYFVPEDEGGATVTFEKSLPLRYFIDEETGGRHLSKPEKDDDLDVEGEKTIATGVAHIRVVRLPVGFAESKAKKKKGLTDANRRFEIRKSRRGMCFVRAGREIETLDAFPRSAKDQASGLGTWPLLQGYAYHWGIEVSFEPSLDDVFGITNDKQTVRPLEDVWRILSQEGVDDALMRENNWQSKARRKKQTEKAMEADKARESKPTTGELAAAAANVVSGRPPAVPDTKQETVDEVTKIEVARRAKETQKQASEIEEAMKEERRRRPYRVAFAEDPNGPFYMPEYGHNGQVVAKINTTHPFYTHVYSQLVQNFGGERARDTIDLLLLMLSQSELEAEEMLELFYSAQRIDKWSPFLRNALTILENGIADTEDPDENLEPDGEPDENAA; encoded by the coding sequence ATGACTAAATCGCAAAATTCCGAAATCAAGCGCCAGCAGAAATACCTGGATCGCCTTCCGGACAACTACCAGTTCCCCCTTTTCAACACGAAACAAGCGCTGCAGTCGCAGCGGCAGAACGGGTACAAGAATACCGCCGCCGCCGCACGAGAGATCGTCGACAACGCCCTTGAAGCAGGTGCAAAACATGTCGATGTGGTTCTTCGCCGGCCGGATCAAAGGCACCTAAAGAAGCATGACCGAAAGAATGCCGTGTCAGCGGTCGCTTTCGTCGATGACGGCTCCGGTATGCTCCCACTTATGGCGCGCTATGCCTTGAGTTGGGGTGGGGGCACACACTTCGACGACCATGACTTCATCGGAAAATTCGGGTTCGGGTTGCCAAATGCCTCGATCAACCAAACGACGAAAGTTGCAGTTTACACGCGTACGGACCCGAGCGAACCGATCACGGTGGTTGAGCTTGACCTCGACGCTTTTGACGAGCATGGGTTGCAGTCCATTCCCGAGCCGACGGAAGGCGAACTTCCCGGCTTTGTGAGTGATGCACTTAACCGCCAGAATCGAACGTTTGAATCGGGGACTGTCGTTGTTTGGGATAAGCCAGATCGACTGACATATAGAATGGCGCCGGATCTAAAGAGCCTTCTCATCGATGACTTTGGATCGACTTACCGCAATCACCTGAAGAACTTCACGTTGACGGTTGATGGGACAGAGGTGGAAGCCGTGGATCCTCTCTTCACGTCACCTGGCATGAAGTATTTCGTGCCCGAAGATGAAGGTGGTGCGACCGTAACATTCGAAAAATCGCTGCCCCTCCGCTACTTCATCGACGAAGAGACGGGTGGTCGGCATTTGTCGAAGCCGGAAAAAGACGACGATTTGGATGTTGAGGGCGAAAAAACAATCGCGACAGGCGTTGCCCACATCCGTGTCGTCAGACTGCCAGTTGGTTTTGCAGAATCGAAGGCCAAGAAGAAGAAAGGGCTGACCGACGCCAACCGCCGCTTTGAAATCCGAAAGTCTCGTCGAGGCATGTGTTTCGTACGCGCGGGCCGCGAGATCGAAACTCTTGATGCTTTCCCGAGGTCGGCAAAAGATCAGGCATCTGGTCTGGGCACTTGGCCTTTGTTGCAGGGCTATGCCTATCACTGGGGCATCGAGGTTAGCTTTGAACCAAGCCTTGATGACGTCTTCGGGATCACGAACGACAAACAGACGGTAAGGCCACTGGAAGATGTTTGGCGCATTCTGTCACAGGAAGGGGTTGATGATGCCCTTATGCGTGAAAACAACTGGCAGTCAAAAGCGCGTCGGAAAAAGCAAACAGAAAAAGCCATGGAGGCCGACAAGGCACGAGAGAGCAAGCCAACCACAGGTGAATTAGCCGCAGCAGCTGCTAACGTTGTGAGCGGCCGACCGCCGGCAGTTCCGGATACCAAGCAAGAAACCGTCGACGAAGTCACCAAGATCGAAGTTGCGCGGCGCGCAAAAGAGACACAGAAACAGGCCTCTGAAATCGAAGAAGCCATGAAGGAAGAACGCCGCCGTCGGCCTTATCGTGTGGCATTTGCTGAAGACCCGAACGGTCCATTCTATATGCCTGAGTATGGGCACAACGGGCAAGTAGTGGCCAAAATCAATACCACCCATCCCTTCTACACTCACGTGTATAGCCAGTTGGTTCAGAACTTCGGCGGTGAAAGGGCTCGGGACACGATCGATCTATTGCTTCTCATGCTGTCACAGTCAGAGTTGGAGGCGGAGGAAATGCTCGAGTTGTTCTACAGCGCTCAACGCATCGACAAATGGTCGCCGTTCTTGAGAAATGCTCTGACGATCCTGGAAAACGGTATCGCCGATACAGAGGATCCCGACGAGAATCTGGAACCCGATGGAGAACCGGACGAGAACGCAGCCTGA